The Pochonia chlamydosporia 170 chromosome Unknown PCv3seq00016, whole genome shotgun sequence genome contains a region encoding:
- a CDS encoding low temperature requirement A (similar to Metarhizium robertsii ARSEF 23 XP_007825480.2), with product MLDDAHDIRHQHKKLRIFSSPLVHRADKRGDGVSRARTWETNLDGSIESDDEQHGHEEELPRFERYEEPTLLEIFYDLFFAANYNVFSDTQQVTGRSKFKASVGYFCLLWLTWFQVAMFDVRYVTDSIFSRITRAIQLGVLVGFVVVAPKFHPNNQDPGTMRAMSLILCVSRACLAIEYASTLWHVRRYKKARMPLYMQIAIHAAASAVYLGVTFRFTDGKQSRVYLTWYFIAGAEAIASVLISNVSSVASLTDTHMMKRMALLTVMILGEGIQQLAKEVVTIVKNPDVWDSLTVSLVTAAATTIYLVFLVYFDWLRSSFHLPRIRQQLWTCLHLPFHLSLVLFMQAFTQYLLWSKIVSQINRIGDISDPTDDARNPTSIDVRNSLNASVHKFFNDYPPKISSTMETVNEALNNITRIPDKIWPMIANPSPVTDDKLSAELDAAWDTLGSVVYALYLSMANALYGAFGINLDDDVSKKDPAAAKNIKDGGYQLLVQDKTWRRYKLVFAYGYITAGSTILLMIMLTIIARTTPFKVWPIVRLIIIFLLAIGTGLVATLWYNAGRLDTFLSSAWVMPIITLVWVVIAILTHINGQGIKRNKERFRRRQTGKMSHHERGVALTSRLRWRKKQRGGDDRNSQTYL from the exons ATGCTGGACGACGCGCACGACATTCGACATCAGCACAAGAAACTTCGTATTTTTAGTAGCCCTCTCGTTCATAGGGCTGACAAACGAGGCGATGGAGTGAGTCGTGCTCGCACTTGGGAAACAAACCTTGATGGGAGCATTGAATCCGACGACgaacaacatggccatgaGGAGGAGCTTCCTAGGTTTGAACGG TACGAGGAGCCGACGTTGCTAGAGATCTTTTATGATTTGTTCTTCGCCGCCAACTACAATGTCTTTTCCGACACTCAACAAGTCACCGGACGCAGCAAGTTCAAAGCTTCGGTTGGATACTTCTG CTTGCTATGGTTGACTTGGTTTCAGGTCGCAATGTTTGATGTGCGCTACGTCACCGATAGCATCTTTT CTCGCATAACTAGAGCCATTCAACTCGGTGTCCTAGTGggcttcgtcgtcgtcgcccCAAAGTTCCACCCGAATAATCAGGACCCGGGCACAATGCGAGCCATGT CACTCATTCTCTGCGTCTCTCGGGcatgccttgccattgaatACGCATCGACCTTGTGGCATGTACGAAGATACAAAAAGGCGCGCATGCCGCTTTATATGCAGATTGCGATTCATGCAGCCGCGTCGGCGGTATACCTGGGTGTTACTTTTCGGTTTACAGACGGCAAGCAGAGTCGTGTTTATTTGACTTGGTATTTTATCGCTGGCGCTGAGGCCATTGCAAGCGTCTTGATCTCCAACGTATCGTCTGTGGCTAGCCTTACAGACACGCATATGATGAAGCGGATGGCGCTTTTGACGGTCATGATATTGGGTGAGGGCATTCAACAGTTGGCGAAAGAAGTTGTGACGATTGTTAAAAATCCAGATGTTTGGG ATTCTTTAACCGTTAGTCTGGTGACAGCGGCAGCTACGACGATTTACCTCGTATTCCTAGTCTACTTCGACTGGTTACGGTCCTCATTTCATCTTCCACGCATCCGCCAACAGCTATGGACGTGTCTCCATCTACCATTCCACCTGTCCCTCGTCCTGTTCATGCAAGCATTCACACAGTATCTTCTCTGGTCCAAGATCGTCAGCCAGATCAATCGAATCGGCGACATTTCCGACCCGACTGACGATGCACGCAACCCCACGAGCATAGACGTACGAAATTCGTTGAACGCTTCTGTTCACAAGTTTTTCAACGACTACCCACCTAAAATTTCGAGCACCATGGAAACAGTCAACGAGGCATTAAACAATATAACGAGAATACCGGATAAGATTTGGCCCATGATTGCGAATCCGTCGCCTGTGACGGATGACAAGCTGTCGGCAGAATTGGACGCTGCCTGGGATACTCTCGGTAGCGTTGTTTACGCATTATATCTTTCGATGGCGAATGCTCTATATGGCGCTTTTGGGATTAATCTGGACGATGATGTGTCTAAGAAGGATCCTGCTGCGGCGAAGAACATCAAAGACGGAGGATACCAGCTGTTGGTACAGGACAAGACGTGGCGTCGATACAAGTTGGTG TTTGCGTATGGATACATCACCGCCGGCAGTACCATCCTCCTCATGATCATGCTAACCATCATTGCGCGCACAACACCGTTCAAAGTGTGGCCCATCGTGCGGCtgatcatcatcttcctcctcgccataGGCACAGGTCTAGTAGCCACGCTTTGGTACAACGCGGGCAGGCTAGATACATTCCTGTCATCAGCATGGGTAATGCCAATCATCACGTTGGTATGGGTCGTGATCGCGATCTTGACGCATATCAATGGCCAGGGTATCAAACGCAACAAGGAGCGCTTTAGGAGGCGTCAGACCGGGAAGATGTCACATCATGAGCGTGGTGTGGCGTTGACGTCtcgtttgagatggaggaagaagcagcGAGGAGGCGATGATCGAAACTCGCAGACGTATTTGTAG